A region from the Papio anubis isolate 15944 chromosome 6, Panubis1.0, whole genome shotgun sequence genome encodes:
- the LOC101007107 gene encoding LOW QUALITY PROTEIN: GTP-binding nuclear protein Ran (The sequence of the model RefSeq protein was modified relative to this genomic sequence to represent the inferred CDS: deleted 1 base in 1 codon) → MFDVTSRVTYKNVPNWHRDLVRVCENIPIVLCGNKVDIKDRKVKAKSIVFHRKKNLQYYDISAKSNYNFEKPFLWLARKLTGDPNLEFVAMPALASLEVVMDAALAAQYEHNLEVAQTTALPDEDDDL, encoded by the exons ATGTTTGACGTAACATCGAGAGTTACTTACAAGAATGTGCCTAACTGGCATAGAGATCTGGTACGAGTGTGTGAAAACATCCCCATTGTGTTGTGTGGCAACAAAGTGGATATTAAGGACAGGAAAGTGAAGGCGAAATCCATTGTCTTCCACCGAAAGAAGAATCTTCAGTACTACGACATATCTGCCAAAAGTAACTACAACTTTGAAAAGCCCTTC CTCTGGCTTGCTAGGAAGCTCACTGGAGACCCTAACTTGGAATTTGTTGCCATGCCTGCTCTTGCCTCACTGGAAGTTGTCATGGACGCAGCTTTGGCAGCACAGTATGAGCACAACTTAGAGGTTGCTCAGACAACTGCTCTCCCGGATGAGGATGATGACCTGTGA